Part of the Paenibacillus antri genome is shown below.
GGAGAAGAAGAAGAACGATCCGGCGGGCTTCCAGAAGGAATCCGGCGTAGGATTCTACCACAACCTCGGCGCGCACTACGGCGACGGCGTGCTCGATCCGACGGGCAACTACTACACGACGGCGTTCCCGGAGCAAATCATCGCGACGTACAACGACGTCGAGAAAGAAACGCTTGCGGCGTACGGCTTGCAGACGTGGAAGGATCACTTCCCGAAAGGCGAGGAATTCCCGATTCGTCCGTGGGGCGCGGCATGGAACATCCAAGTGCCGAGCGACAGCGATACGAACATCTTGGCCGAAAAGATGAAGGGCATTACGTGGAAGCGAATCCCGGAAATCATCTTGGCGAAGCCGGAGGAGTTCGACGCGAAGTGGGACGCCTACCAGGAAGAGCTGCTCAAGGCGGGCGTCGAGAAGATGGAAGACGGCTACGAGGCGCTCGTGAAAGAACGCGTCAAGCTGTGGAACGAATAATCGCATAAGCGAGAGCGGGGCGGCTTTGGTGCCGCCTCGCTTTTTTGCGTTTACGCCCCTTGGCCGTCGGTTCCTTTCGAGTGCACGCTTCGCTCGGGGAGGGGGGGAGGCGGAGAACTCCGTTAATAAGCGCGGATTCGCGCTTCGCCCGGGAGTTTAGATGGAGAACTCCGTTAATAAGCGCGGATTCGCGCTTCGCCCGGGGGTTTAGATGGAGAACTCCGTTATTAAGCGCGGATTCGCGCTTCGCCCGGGGTTTTAGACGGAGAACTCCGTTAATAAGCGCGGATTCGCGCTTCGCCCGGGGTTTTAGACGGAGAACTCCGTTAATAAGCGCGGATTCGCGCTTCGCCCGGGGGGCTAGACGGAGAACTCCGTTAATAAGCGCGGATTCGCGCTTCGCCCGGGGGGCTAGACGGAGAACTCCGTTAATAAGCGCGGATTCGCGCTTCGCCCGGGGGGCTAGACGGAGAACTCCGTTAATAAGCGCGGATTCGCGCTTCGCCCGGGGGGCTAGACGGAGAACTCCGTTAATAAGCGCGGATTCGCGCTTCGCCCGGGGGGTTAGAGGTAGTGTCAAGAAGTTTGTGTAAGTAGTAGGGCATCCATAGGAACGATGGACTCCTGTTGATTTTGTAATATGCTGAACTGGTTACTTGTGGAGAGGGTAGCCCAAGCCGAAGGCGCGGGAGGGATTTTTATCCTTAGGCTGCTTCCTCTTCCGAATGGACCCATGGCCAGATAGATGACCTCACTGCGGACAGTGTCGCGTTTGAGTTTGCAGTAAATCCCGTCCAAATAGATGACCGAATAACGTTTCTCCAGTGGACGGTTCTGCCAAGACTCAATGTCATCGAGAACGGCATCCGTAATGTTACTCACTGTTGTCGGAGAGTACTTCGTTCCGAACATGCAATCGACGAAACGGGCCACTTCTCTTGTGCTCATGCCGCTTCTGTACATCTGGGTGATCGCTTCATCAAGCCATTCATCGCGACGTTGGTACGGCTTAAATACCTGTGTTTCAAACTCTCCCCGTCGATCTCGGGGGACCTGGAGATCATCGATCCTGCCATGCCGCGTGTCCAGTGTCCGTTCGTAGTATCCGTTACGTGTATTGCGGTGATCGGGGTGCTCTACCTGAATAAAGTTTTTCATCTCTTCGTTCATGATGAGCTCCAGTTTTTCTTTCACAAAGTCTCTGACAAGATTTTCGAATAGATTGTTAATGCTTGTTTGTTGTAAAGTAGTCATCGAGTAGGGTTCCTTTCTTGGTGACGTCGCAATCCCGAGAATACCCTACTTTTTTGTTGCCTTTAAAGGCTCCAAATTCTGTTACACAAACAATTTTACTTCATCGGGTTAGACGGAGTACTCCGTTAATAAGCGCGGTTTCGCCTTTTGCACCCAAGGGGACGTTTCCCACGTAAGTATAAATCGGAAGTTATTTGTTAACGGGGTGAAATCGTATATAATTTGAGTTAGAAAAACGAGGTGGACGAGATGAGCGAAATGGAAAAACAACAAGCGTACGAGAAGCTTGGCTTGACGGTAGGCGCGACGAGAGAGGAAGTAGAGAAGCGTTACGAGATTTTGCTGCGCCGGGAGAAGCAGAAGGAGCTTCGCGGGGAGACCAGCGATTTCGAACAGATCAATCGGGCGTATAAGCTGATCCTGGAATGGGAGCACCGGGAAGCTGTCGGCGCGATCGAAGAGAAGCAATACGGGAAGTATAAGAAATATGCGAGTCAGGCGCAGCGGGTCGATCATTTTTTCAGCTATTATAAATGGCATCTTATCGGCGGAATCGCGGCGGTCGCTCTCGTGATTTACGGCATCTTCGCTTACGTGGAGCATCGGGAGGAACAGGCGAGGCTCGCGGCGCTGCCGCCGGCCGAGCTGGAGGCATCTTTCTTGGGGATGTTCCAGTTGCCGACGGCGGACGATGCGGAAGAAGCGCTGGAAGCGGCGATCGTCGAACAGATGCCGGGTTGGCAGCGCGTCGAGGCGGACGTGCTGACGTTCAATATGGCGGAGCAAGGGATGACGGATGCGGCGATGCTGCAGAAGGTCGTCGTCATGCTGGCGACCGAATCGCCTGACATCTACGTGATGGATAACGCCAGCTTCGAATGGATCGCGCGCAACGGAGTGCTGCTCCCGTTGGACGCGGAGGTGGAGGGCCGCCTGAAGGAGATCCTTCCCGAAGGAGCGGCGAAGAAGGCGGCCGAGGCGGAGACCGACCCGAAAGATCCGAGCGGCGTCTTGCTAGGGGAAGAGCATGTGTACGGGATCGACCTCGCGGGCACGGCGTTCGCCGAATCGCTGCCGCTGGCGATGCAGGACATGATCGTCGGCATTCGCCTCGACTCGGAGAACGTCGATAACGCGATCGCGATGATCGAGCGTGCGCATCAAAGCGCGAAAGGTAACGAATAGCGGTATTTGCAAGACCGGGCCCCGGCTACCGCCGGAGGCCCGGTTTTTGTTTTTGAGCGATACCGCTGGCGGTCGACAGGCGATCCGGCGGAGTTAGGCGCATATGCGAGGCTAAAACGGCGATCGATGGGTAGCCATAGGGGAGCATCAAAAAAAGCCGTCCCGTGCAGGGAACCCTGCGCCGGGACGGCTTACGTCTATCGTTACGCTACGCTTGCTCCAGCTCTTTCACGCCTTGGTACAGCAGCTCGAACAGCTTCTCGATATCGCCTTCCTCGAGGCAGGAGAACGCCACCCGCAGGTCGGTGTCCCCGAGCGCGATCGTGCCGACGCCGAACTTCTCGAGCGCGTGGCGGCGAAGCGATTCCGCCTTCACCGTCTTCAGCTTCAGGCACATGAAGTAGCCGGAGTTGAACGGGTAGTAGTCCCACGCATCGTCGTACTTGCCGGCGTCGAGCACCTGCTTCGTCCGGTTGGCGCGGGCTTTCAAGATCGCCACCTTCTCGTCGCGCTGCTTCTCGAAATCCGGATGCTGCAGCGCCTTGAGCACGAACGTCTGCGACGGGTGCGAGCAGCTGGACACGGTGCCGCGAATGATGCCGAGCGTCTTCTGCTCCAACGCTTCGTTCGCCTCGGGCGACTCGCAGCCGAACGTAATGAAGCCGACCCGGAACCCCCACACGAATTCTTCCTTCGTCGCGCCGTCGACCTTGACCGGCAGCACGTTCGGATGCAGGCCGATCAAGCGGCCGAACAGCGATTCCCGCAGCGAATCCTCGAAGAACAAGCCGAAGTACGCGTCGTCCGTCACGACGACGGTCTTGACGCCCGCTTCCGCGCCGGCCTTCACGGCCGAGAGGATGTCGTCCGCTTCCCGCGCCGTCGGGGTATAGCCCGTCGGGTTGTTCGGGAAGTTGAGCACGACGATCGCCTTGCCCCGCTCCTTCTGAGCGAGGACGGAGGCGAGCAGGCCTTCGCTGTTGAACAAGCCGTCTTCATTATAAAGCGGGAACGTCACGATGTTCGCGCCGCGGCGCACGCCGAACGTCAGCTCGTAGTTTTCCCAGTTTTTCTCCGGCATGATGACGGCGTCGCCCTCGTCGGCGAACAGATCCGCCACGATGCTGAGGCCGTGGGTGAGCGCGTTCGTAACGATCGGCTTGCCGAACGTCTTCCCGGCGAGCGACGGGTTCTCGCTCAGCATCTTCTCGCGCCATACGCCGCGAAGCTCCGGCTTGCCTTCCGGAGGCGCGTACGGATACAAGTCCGACGGCGCATAAGCCGACAGCGTCTCTTGAATCATGCCGAGATGCATCGGCGTCTTGCCTTCCGTCGCGATGCCGATCGTCGCGTTGAACGTCGTCGCTTGTTTTTTCGCTTCGGCGGATTGATTCAGAATGCCGACTTTCGGAAAATACATGCCGAGACCGAGCCGCGACAGCATGTCGTGCACGACGGGCGCGACGCGAGAGAGCGTCTCGTTCAGTTGGACCGCTTGAGGGTTCATGGAAAACAATTCATCCTTCCGACGTAGTTTTGTGTATTATATCATGACGCTTCAGGAGCGTCATCCGCGAGGGACGGCGATTTCGCCGATTTTCTCGCCCATTCGCACCTTGACGCCGGCCGAGAGGCGCTCCGTCGGAACGAATCGGCCGCGTTCCCACAATAACACGACGGTAGACCCGAATTCGAAGTACGCGAGATCCTCGCCCTTGGCGACGCGCGCCGGCGGCTGATCGCCGGAGACGTACCGGATCGAGGCGACGTTCATCGCCCCGACCTTGACGAGCGCCGTCGTGGCGCCGCCCTCGGATTCCAAATACGTCACGAGGCGCACGTTCCGGGACAACACCCGCTTCATGAGCCGGAGGGAAGGATCGTTCACCGGATAGACGGCGCCGGGAATCCGGTCGCTCTCGATGACTTCCGCGTCGACGGGCGCATGGATGCGGTGATAATTCGCCGGGCTTAAGTAGATGACCGCGAACGTTCCGTCCATGTACCGGGCCGCGTGCGGCGAGCCGTTCAAGAGCTCGTCGACGGTATACCGCTGCCCCTTCACAAGGAACGTCCGATCGGGCGAGATCGTCCCCGCTTCGGCGACGAGACCGTCGACCGGGGAGACGACGGAATGTTCGTCCGCATCGACGGGACGGGCGCCGGGTTTTAATTTTCGGATGAAAAAGTCGTTCAGCGACGCATACTTGTCGATCGCGTGTTCGGCTTCCTCGAGGGCGATGCCGTAGAAGGAGGCGAAACGCGGAATCAGTCTGCGGCTGGCGGCCGATTTGGCGAACGCGCCGGCGAGCCGGGCGATCGTCGGTCTGGACGAGAGCTCGGTAAGCGCTCGGAACAATGGGCTCCACATGGCAAGCGTCTCCTATGTCAAAGTTGTCGATTTTCGATATTCGCCGCACGAGAGGCAGGTCGCCGGATTGACGCCCACCGGGTACGAGGAGCCGGACCACTTGGTGCAGGCGACGGGCGCCTTGCTGTCGGGGTCGTCGGATACGGATACGCAGAAGGAACAGCCGGTCGCGAGTTCGGTCGCGAGCCGCAGCAGCTTGCGCTTTAATGCATCGAGCTCCGTCGTCATGAGCGGATTCCATCCTTTCGAAGGTTCACTCGGTTATTATACTAAGAAACGCAACATTTTCCTATGGCTCTCCGTGATACTTACCGTGTCCCGCGTCGACTCGCCCACATAGAGTAATACGATATAGCTGTCGCTTCTTCGAACGGTTCGGTCGAGCACGCGGACAATAGCCCGAATCGGTTCGGAAACCGGCGTCAAGTCCGACGCGGACGCGAAGCCGGCGATGGGGAGCGGCAAGGAATCCTTTTCGGGGAGGTTATTCGCGTGAAGGGCATCATATTATGCGGCGGAAAAGGGTCGCGCCTTAGGCCGCACACGTTCTCCAGGCCAAAGCACCTTCTGCCGGTCATGAACAAGCCGGTGCTGTATTACGGCATCGAATCCATGATCGACGCAGGCATCGACAGCATCGCCGTCGTCGTTCCTCCCGTGTACCGGGAGGCATTCGACGAAGCGCTCCAGGGCGGGGCGCCTTGGGATATCGAAATTACGCTGATCGAGCAGCCGGAGCCGCGAGGGCTCGCGGACGCCGTTCGGATGGCGGAAGCGTACGTCGGCAACGACGATTTTATTCTTTATTTGGGCGATAACGTGATCGACGGCTCGCTTGCGCCGCTCGTCGAACGGTTTCGAAGGGAACGACTCGAAGGGCTCGTGTCGGTCAGCGAGGTGGATACGCCCCAACAGTTCGGGGTCGTGCAGCTCGACGGGGAACGGCTCGTGAAGGTCGTCGAGAAGCCGAAGGAGCCGCCCAGCAATCTCGCGATCAACGGCGTCTACTTATTCCGGTCCTCGCTCTTCGACGCCATCGCGGGGCTTCGACCGTCGGCTCGGGGAGAATACGAAATCACCGACGCCATTCAACGTCTCATCGACGGCGGCCTGCCGCTCGGCGTGTTCCGGTCGCCGTATTGGTGGAAGGATACCGGTCAGCCGAAGGACTTGATCCTGTGCAATCAGCATTACTTGCAGCGGATCGAAGGATTAAGGGTGAAGGGATCGATCGACGCGAGCTCGCAAGTGTCCAGCCCCGTATCGATCGGAGAGAACGCCAAGATCGTAAACAGCGTCATTCGCGGACCGGTCGTCATCGGGAACGGCGCGGTAATCGAAGACAGCTACATCGGACCGTTCACGTCCGTCGGCGACCGCGTTCGCATCGCTCGCTGCGAGGTGGAGAACAGTATCGTCATGGAAGACGCGGAGCTGGAAGGCGTCGCCCGCCGCATCGACGAAAGCTTGATCGGCAGCGATTCGAAGGTGCTTAGCCGGACCCAACCTCCGCAAAGCGTGAAGCTGTGGATCGGCGACCATTCGCAGTTGTTCTTCCCTCGTTAAGGGGCGGCCCCGCCGCCCCGGGGGCAGCCCGTCCGACGCCGGCTAGAAAGAAAAGGCGGCTGCCCCGCCCCTCGACTGCTCCGCTGCGCCGCCCTTACGGACGGCGCTCGACGACCTCGTCGTAATAAGCTTTTTGCTTCCTCAGCTGCACGCTCAGGTTGAAATCCGTCTCTACCTTCTTCCGCGCGTTCCCTCCGAGCTCCTTCCAACGCTCCGGATGCTCCGCCAGCCAGATCATCGCCTCCGCCAGCTTCGCCGGCGAACGTTCCGGGACGAGCAGTCCGGATTTCGAGGAATCGACCAGTTCCGGAATGCCGGCGTGCATCGTCGAGACGACGGGCATACCGGTCGCCATCGCTTCCTTCAGCGTGTTCGGAATACCTTCTTGGTTCCCGTCGCGGTCGGTGACGCTCGGCGCGCAGAAGACGTGGGAACGGTAATACATCTCCTGAATGCCCCGATAATCGACCCATCCCTTGATCTTGACGCTGCCCTCGAGGCCGAGCCGCGAGATGAGCCTGCGGTATTGCGCTTCGCACGGACCTTGACCGACCAAGACGAGCTTCGCCTTCTCGCGCCTCTTTTTCACCTCTGCGAACGCCCGGATCAGATCGTCGAAGCCCTTCTTCTCGACGAATCGGCCGACGGCGAGGAAGCGGATTTTCTTCCCGTCTTGGACGTACCTCGGCCGAAACTCGAAGCGGGACAGGTCGACGCCGCCGTAGAGGACGCGAATGCGATCCTCCGGGCAGCCGAGCCGGACGATCTCCTTCTTCAGATGCTCGCATACCGGGAAAAATCGATCGCCGACGGCGAACAGCTTGCGCAGCGCCTTCCGGTATTCTTCGTCCTTCTTCGGGTAGGCCGTCGCGTCGTTGCCGCGAAAGCCCACGAACATCGGGACGCCGTATTTCTCCTTCAGAAATTGGAAGGGCGGCGCGAGCGTCCCGTGATGCACATGCAGCCCCGCGACGCGAAGCCGCTTCAGCAGGTCCGGATCGGAGCGCAGCTTCTCGAGCTGCAGCACCTGCGCCTTGGGGGCGCCGGGCCGCAGCTCTTTCGGACTTTTCGTCACGAGCACCCCGCGATAACCTTCCACGTTGCGGATTTGCGCCATGACGTGTCCGTCCTCCACGGAATATTTATGATGCAAAATCGACGGCAACGGTTCGTTCATGGTCTTGGCCTCCTTCGAGTGACGAACATCGCGCCGAACATCGGCTGCGCGCTCTGCGGCTGTTTCGGTCGTTCGCCGCGGTCGAACTTTACGCGCAAAGACGCGATGGTCGCTTCGTCCCACCGGTACAACGTCCGCGCCGTACGGCGGATGCTGCGGTGCCGTTTAACATGCGGGATCGGCTTTCGCGGATGCCGGCGATACAGCGCCAGCGGCTTCCGTTGACAGTAGCCCCGATAATGCGTCGCGAGCCTTAGCCACATATCCCAGTCCTGCGAGTACCGGTACTTCGGATGGAATAAGCCGATCTTGTCGAAGCAGTCGCGGCGGACGACCGCGGTCGAAGTGCGGATCGTGAAGTCGCGCCGGTAAAGCCGGTACCGGAAGCGGTCCAGGTCCTCGTATTCTTTCCCCTTGCGCAGCCGCTTCCGGCCGCCCCGGACGTCGTAGTACCACGAATATAAAAATTTGCAGTCCGGATGCCGCTCAAGGAACGACTTGTTCTCTTCGAGCTTCTTCGGAAGAAACCGATCGTCGGAATCGAGGAACGCGATAAACCGCCCCTTGGCCGCCCGGATGCCGGCGTTGCGCGCCTCGGACGGGCCGCGGTTCCGCTGCCGAATATACCGCACCTGCCGGCCGAACGACCTTACGATCTTCCCCGTCCGGTCCGTGGAGCCGTCGTCGACGACGATCAGCTCATAGTCGTCACACGTCTGGTTCAGCACGCTGCGAATCGCGCGGGCGATATAACGCTCCCGGTTGTACGTCGGGATGACGACGCTGAACAGCGGCCGTTCCCGGCGCTCGCGTTCCTTCCTCTCATAACCGGCGATAACGGCGTCGAACAGCTTCTCCAGCTTCTCCGTCTGCCGGATCGCATCGAAGTCTTCCTCCACGCGCGCCCGGGCGTTCTTGCCGAGCTTCGCCCACGTATCCGGCCGCCCCACGACGTGAATCAGCTTTCCGGCGAGCGCGCCGACGCTGTCCTCGGGGACGAGGTGGCCGCTGACGCCGTCTTCGATCAGCTCCGGGATGCCGGAGTGGAACGTAGAGACGACCGGAAGCCCCGAAGCCATCGCTTCCTTGAGCGCGTTCGGGATGCCCTCGACGTTGCCCGTCCGGTCCTTCCGGCTCGGGAGGCAGAAGATGTGAGCTTCGTTCAGCTGCTTCGAGATCGCGCGATGCGGAAGCGCGCCTAAGAACTCTACATACGGCCAGATGCGGAGACGGCGGGCGAGCCGCTTCAGGCGGGGCTTCAGCTTGCCTTCCCCGACTATCGTCAGCCGCGCGTTCGGGAACACCTGATGGACGTGGCGGAACGCGCGGAGCAGCGTCTCCGCGCCTTTCTTCTCGACGAGCCGCCCCACGTAGAGGATCCGGATCGTACCGTCGTCCGGCGCCTCGCGTACCTTGAAGGCGAATCGCTCGAGGTCGATGCCGCTGTAATGGACGACGATCTTCTCCGCGGGGCAACCGTGTCGAACGAGGTCCGATTTCATCGCTTCGCAGGGTACCGTGAAGCAATCCCCTTCGGCGAACAGGCGCTTTAATGCGCCGCGGCGTCGACGCATGCGGGCGGTGCCGGGCGCGTCGCAGCCGTGGAACGACGTGACGAGCGGCACGCGCCACTTCCGGCGGAACGGAAGCATGCGGATGCCCGAGTTGCCGAATCGGGCGTGGATCAAGGCGAACTCGCCCCTCCCGAGCCGCGCGTCCAACTGCCGATGCGTCGGGTCGACGGCGACATGCTCGTGCGGAAGTTCGCCTCTGTTGATGCGCCTTCCGCAAAATACGTGCGGTTCGTAACGCTTCATTCGGCGAACCTCTCCATAGATGAAGGTTTCGCTGATAGGCAGGAAGACGGACCGCACGACGGCGATGCGATTCAGAAGGCATTCCTCCCTTCAATGTGCTGCTTTACTCTATGACGCGCCGGGTAGGAGTGTATAGACAGCCGCCTTCCAAACCGGGTCGTCCGCACAGAATCGTTGCCGCTTTGCCCACTCCTCGTACTCCGCCCGAGCATAGGTTGATGGGGAGAGAGGGGTTTGCTGTCAGGGGAGCGTGGTCACTACGGAAAAGCTTTACGAACGAGTAGAGGCGGCGTACGACATCCGCCTCCAATCGCATGAACTCATCAAACATAAACCGGACTCCAGCTTCGTGGCGAAGCTGGTCGCCGAATCCGGCGACGCGTACGCGCTGAAGAGCCTGTTCGAACCGCCGGAGCGGCAGCGATTCATCGCCGAATCGGAGCGGCTGCTGGCGGAGCGCGGCGTCGGTCTCGCCCCGCCGGTACGGGCGAAGGACGGACGCCTCTTCTTCGAGCACGAGGGAGCGCCGTACGTACTGTACGAGTGGCTTCCGGGCGAAGGAGCGCCGCTTAACAAGCCGGACGATCTGC
Proteins encoded:
- a CDS encoding aminotransferase class I/II-fold pyridoxal phosphate-dependent enzyme, which encodes MNPQAVQLNETLSRVAPVVHDMLSRLGLGMYFPKVGILNQSAEAKKQATTFNATIGIATEGKTPMHLGMIQETLSAYAPSDLYPYAPPEGKPELRGVWREKMLSENPSLAGKTFGKPIVTNALTHGLSIVADLFADEGDAVIMPEKNWENYELTFGVRRGANIVTFPLYNEDGLFNSEGLLASVLAQKERGKAIVVLNFPNNPTGYTPTAREADDILSAVKAGAEAGVKTVVVTDDAYFGLFFEDSLRESLFGRLIGLHPNVLPVKVDGATKEEFVWGFRVGFITFGCESPEANEALEQKTLGIIRGTVSSCSHPSQTFVLKALQHPDFEKQRDEKVAILKARANRTKQVLDAGKYDDAWDYYPFNSGYFMCLKLKTVKAESLRRHALEKFGVGTIALGDTDLRVAFSCLEEGDIEKLFELLYQGVKELEQA
- the asd gene encoding archaetidylserine decarboxylase (Phosphatidylserine decarboxylase is synthesized as a single chain precursor. Generation of the pyruvoyl active site from a Ser is coupled to cleavage of a Gly-Ser bond between the larger (beta) and smaller (alpha chains). It is an integral membrane protein.) yields the protein MWSPLFRALTELSSRPTIARLAGAFAKSAASRRLIPRFASFYGIALEEAEHAIDKYASLNDFFIRKLKPGARPVDADEHSVVSPVDGLVAEAGTISPDRTFLVKGQRYTVDELLNGSPHAARYMDGTFAVIYLSPANYHRIHAPVDAEVIESDRIPGAVYPVNDPSLRLMKRVLSRNVRLVTYLESEGGATTALVKVGAMNVASIRYVSGDQPPARVAKGEDLAYFEFGSTVVLLWERGRFVPTERLSAGVKVRMGEKIGEIAVPRG
- a CDS encoding glucose-1-phosphate thymidylyltransferase, whose translation is MKGIILCGGKGSRLRPHTFSRPKHLLPVMNKPVLYYGIESMIDAGIDSIAVVVPPVYREAFDEALQGGAPWDIEITLIEQPEPRGLADAVRMAEAYVGNDDFILYLGDNVIDGSLAPLVERFRRERLEGLVSVSEVDTPQQFGVVQLDGERLVKVVEKPKEPPSNLAINGVYLFRSSLFDAIAGLRPSARGEYEITDAIQRLIDGGLPLGVFRSPYWWKDTGQPKDLILCNQHYLQRIEGLRVKGSIDASSQVSSPVSIGENAKIVNSVIRGPVVIGNGAVIEDSYIGPFTSVGDRVRIARCEVENSIVMEDAELEGVARRIDESLIGSDSKVLSRTQPPQSVKLWIGDHSQLFFPR
- a CDS encoding glycosyltransferase, with amino-acid sequence MNEPLPSILHHKYSVEDGHVMAQIRNVEGYRGVLVTKSPKELRPGAPKAQVLQLEKLRSDPDLLKRLRVAGLHVHHGTLAPPFQFLKEKYGVPMFVGFRGNDATAYPKKDEEYRKALRKLFAVGDRFFPVCEHLKKEIVRLGCPEDRIRVLYGGVDLSRFEFRPRYVQDGKKIRFLAVGRFVEKKGFDDLIRAFAEVKKRREKAKLVLVGQGPCEAQYRRLISRLGLEGSVKIKGWVDYRGIQEMYYRSHVFCAPSVTDRDGNQEGIPNTLKEAMATGMPVVSTMHAGIPELVDSSKSGLLVPERSPAKLAEAMIWLAEHPERWKELGGNARKKVETDFNLSVQLRKQKAYYDEVVERRP
- a CDS encoding glycosyltransferase, whose protein sequence is MKRYEPHVFCGRRINRGELPHEHVAVDPTHRQLDARLGRGEFALIHARFGNSGIRMLPFRRKWRVPLVTSFHGCDAPGTARMRRRRGALKRLFAEGDCFTVPCEAMKSDLVRHGCPAEKIVVHYSGIDLERFAFKVREAPDDGTIRILYVGRLVEKKGAETLLRAFRHVHQVFPNARLTIVGEGKLKPRLKRLARRLRIWPYVEFLGALPHRAISKQLNEAHIFCLPSRKDRTGNVEGIPNALKEAMASGLPVVSTFHSGIPELIEDGVSGHLVPEDSVGALAGKLIHVVGRPDTWAKLGKNARARVEEDFDAIRQTEKLEKLFDAVIAGYERKERERRERPLFSVVIPTYNRERYIARAIRSVLNQTCDDYELIVVDDGSTDRTGKIVRSFGRQVRYIRQRNRGPSEARNAGIRAAKGRFIAFLDSDDRFLPKKLEENKSFLERHPDCKFLYSWYYDVRGGRKRLRKGKEYEDLDRFRYRLYRRDFTIRTSTAVVRRDCFDKIGLFHPKYRYSQDWDMWLRLATHYRGYCQRKPLALYRRHPRKPIPHVKRHRSIRRTARTLYRWDEATIASLRVKFDRGERPKQPQSAQPMFGAMFVTRRRPRP